Part of the Zea mays cultivar B73 chromosome 4, Zm-B73-REFERENCE-NAM-5.0, whole genome shotgun sequence genome is shown below.
cccctcggaagggttcgacagccgccccagagcactcgggcttcaagctcattacagatcaggggttcgaaggctggcccctcagaagggttcgacagccgcctcagagcactcgggctctgcgcccactactgatcagtggttcgaaggctagcccctcggaagggttcgacagtcgccccagagcacgcagagcgagggatgactctgggtacgtccgttacatggccgaggctcgggctacgctcccgaggtaccctaggacatttctgagaccagcaggagcgattttgtaacggaatcccatcagagggaggcatcgagcccttggaccctatcgaatgggcccgggtccggcaaatcacctgcaagtacttttggagcgcgcctctaggccactagccgacccttatcgaacggggcacgggcgtccactcggatcacccgttagcaactcactggagacaccatgttcggcgccctccgagggcaacatggcgctttccccccttcctccttgcggaaaggcgacgaaggggcgtataataaaagtcgagacagtccttgatcgtcctctcgctccgtgcagaggctcgggggctgctctcgcaacccggctacggccaaaccgttgacagcgtcaacaaaccagcctaaaaactggggacctgaccatgcacccgggctacaatcaggtcgcatgagggaaacaACCAGgtcggccaaggcatcacgaaaggaattaagacctcagaggagtcaaaccactcctccgaggcctcgggggctacacccggcgggtgcgctcgcgcgcacccaccggaacaaagtataatcgagaaaggtcggtcccctcgcaaaaaagtgcggcaaagcctccaagcgagtaccaacactcccttcgaggctcgggggctactgtcgggtaccgtaattaggtgtatccccaacactcctaaacacggctggtaaccaccatcagcacaagctgcagagactgatgggcacgattcaggtcaaggcttcgtctacccaagggacgcgatctcgcctcgcccgagcctagcctcgggcgggaactgtagtcccggacggagttacgtctcgcccgagggcctccgaaggcagtgggcgcaccctcggcgcgcccgaggcccaactcgagcaggcttcgtcgagaagcaaccttggccaaatcgcctctccaaccgaccgtatcgcaggcgcatttaatgcgaggatcgcctgacaccttatcctcacacacgtgcctcagtcagcagggtcgaaatgaccgcagtcacttcaccctttcgctgaccgacctgacaggaaaaaagcgtcgctcgccccgctccgactactgtgccacccgccagggtgaggctgacaatagccaagttcagcctcgggcgcaacaggaagctccgcctcgcccgaccccagggctcggcctcaacctcggccttggaaggtggtctctgcctcgcccgaccccagggctcggcctcaacctcgacctcaggaggaatcgcgtcctcgcccgaccccggcctcggcctcaggagaagtctccgcctcgcccgaccttgggctcggaccaaccgCGCCATggaggatacatcattaccctacccctagctagctcaagctacgggggaacaagaccggcgtcccatctggctcgccccagtaacaagtaatgatggctccccgcgtgcgtccatgacgacggtggttctcagccccctatggaagcaaggagacgtcagcaagatcccagcagcaccgacagctgtgcttctacagggctcaagcacttctccgacgaccacgttatcgcctatgcagggctcaagcacttctccgacagccacgttggcatgtacacagggctcaggcacttccctgccagacacgttagcgcctagctacacccccactgtacatctggaccctctccttgcatctataaaagggaggtccagggccttcatgcaaaAGAGGTCGCGCAggagaacgagctaacgaacaggctcactctctctctctctctctctctctctcgtgaacgcttgtaacccctactacgagcacacccccctggcgcgggataacacgagccgcgtttctcccttgtgttccatctcgcgccaacccatctgggctgggacgcgcaacgacaaatttactcgtcggtccagggaccccccggggtcgaaacgccgacaagtatagataggaagggtttcattcctgtaatgctagagccgatggagaatcggctaaatcctaaataaagtttaaatgatgagtacacacaaagttcatgagtctttggtcacggacagttcggcttctaaggtcggatggtctggtctttcacaaaacagaTCGGACTTTAATACCGAACATCTACCGCAGCGTAAAGACAGTGTTACGgacgatccggtccccgagactggaaagcccgccatcacacaaagatcatctgattcctctgtaggggacgtgatagaggaattcagagattttgataaactaggacaggggtttacatcggctgatcctttggaggagattgacataggagatggtaaaactccaaggccgacttttgtaaacaagaccctggagaccgatcctagaaatgagatgatcggtctattaaaGGAATATTCATATTGCTTTGCTTGGAGTTACACTGAGATGCctagattaagccgagagatcgtagagcatcggctgcctattaagttcggtttcagacctttcaaagagaaagctagaacatttcgtccagatattctcccacgaatcaaggacgaaatccaccggctgctagaagctgatttcattagaccttgcagatacgcagaatgggtctccaatattgtgctggtggagaaggagtcaggtaagcttagagtatgcattgattttcgcaatttaaatagagcaactcctaaagatgagtatcacatgcccatagccgacacattaatcaataatgcatcaggaaatagaattattgctttcttgatggtaatgccggatataaccaGATcttcatggccgaagaggatgcgtctaaaacgacctttatatgtccaggcttcattggtttatttgaatgggttgtcatgacatttggtcttaaaaatgctggtgctacttatcagagggctatgaatttgatcttccatgagttgttaggaaacactatggaagtctacattgatgatattgtagtcaaatcggctgagtttagttctcatatagctgatttgcgcaaagcctttgataaaatgcgtcggtatggtttgaaaatgaacccacgtaaatgtgcttttggggtgtcggctggtaagtttttaggatttgtcatccatgaacatggcatagagatagaccctaactgaatcaagtctattcagaatgtgggacctccgacctgtaaggtcgaagtgcagaagtttctcggcaaggtgaattatttacgaaggtttatttctaacctagccgggaagattgatgccttcacccctatccttcggcttaagaatgatgccgaatttgcttgggggcagaacaacaggaagcatttgatctcattaaaaaatacttgtctttggctcccgtattaaaagcaccacgagcaggagtaccattcccattatacattgcagctgaagataaggtcattggggctgttctgacacaagaaactgaaggaaaggaacatgtggtgacatatctaagtcggaggttggtggatgctaaaacgaggtacacttttattcagaagttatgcttatgcttgttttatgcatgcaccaagtgtagatgttatttactgtctagtcattgcactgtttctggtcaagccgatgtaattaaatacatgttgcataacccaattatgagtggtagaattggtaagtgggcttatgcactcatagaatatgacttggcctatgaaccattgaaatctatgagaggctaggtcgtagcggattttattgtagaacatcggattaatgatactcataaactagacatgtcatacctcactattactccttggactttatattttgatggatcggtttgcaatgaagggcaagggattggcattgtgcttgtttcaccaagtaatatcTCCTtcaacttctctagccgattgaaaacttattgcactaacaatcaagccgaatatgaagcccttttgtttggcttagaacttttaaattgtatgggagtaaaacatgtaaaggcatttggtgattctcagctagtcgtccaacaggtgttagaagaatatcaatgttttgatggtactctaaatagttaccttgaaaaatgttggagcataatccattcttttgatgaattcaatattcggcatatctctagagttgaaaatcatagagctaacaatttggcacaagatgcatcaggttatcggataaagcgagggagatttcacaacactgaaaatctgataaccagtgtagggccaattccccaggtcgcggaccgtccgcgtgaataCGCCGGACCGTCCAGGGTTACCAGGAAAGTGCTCCTAATCGATTTGGTTGATAataaagccgatgcaagtgattggaggacgtccataactaattatttacgaaatcccaatgtcaggacagataagaacatttggcatacaaatttcaagtatgttttgatgagtgatgaactgtaccgccgaacagtcaatgacgtcctgcttaagtgcttgggcccagatgatgctatgttagccatggccgaagtacatgaaggaatttgtggtacccatcaatcggctccaaagatgaagtggttgttacgaaggtctggtttttattggcctaacatgatagctgattgtttcaagtactacaagggttgccaagtgtgtcaaaattcggcaacctacagttggtccctgcagccgaattacatcctatcatcaagccttgtcctttcagaggatggggattagaatttatcggagaaattcatccttcatcgtcaaaggggcatcggttcgtgttggTTGCAacagactactttaccaaatggactgaagccgttgctctgaagaacatgacacataaggaggtaattgagttcataactgagcatattattcatagattcggcattcctcagaccttgactacagatcaaggaacttcttttatgtcaaaggaggtacgtgaatttgctgaattatatagggttaagttgcttaattcatctccatattatgctcaggccaatggacatgcCGAGTCtaataataggacattgattaacttgataaaaaaataaaatatctgataatcctaagcattggcataagattttgtccgaagctttatgggttcatagaatatctaaacatagtgctactaaagtatctccttttaagcttgtctatgggcaggaagcagtgttgcctgtggaaataagtttgaatgctgtcaggttcgccagacaaaataatCTAACTgtcactgattattataattcaatgatggataatattgatgaggtgtccgacaagagggtgatagctttgggagcaatagaaaaggacaagatcatggtagccagggcctacaacaagaaggtcaaagcaaaatcatttcagataggagacctggtgtggaaaaccatcctgcctctaaggaataaagaccggaagtttgggaaatggtcgccaagctgggagggtccttacaaagttaaacaggtaatgtctggtaacgcctatttactacaaaTATTACAAGGCAAGGTTTAGCCAAGGCTTTGAACAGGCGTTTtctcaagcagtaccatcctagtatgtggcaagatgcttaaaaAAACCGATGTATTCACATCGAGTTAAAATGCTTTTggatttgctcagctccaccaaaaggcaggggggcatatgttgggcaccactttgagccggcggacggtccgcgcgtgcgcagagcagtttagggttccgagttttgtgctacgattGTTAGCTAAATCCGCGGAAAtaactcggaaattagtttgtaaagggtccagcccccgcctctataaatagagaggtatacggccgatttgtaatcatcaatcgaatcaaaacacttctatttcacatttatttcctaggagtagttctagtctagttctagtttagccttccgatccccaaattctttgcctctcttcgactctacgtggattagaggagtctaggtcggcctgcctgagcctagacaactcctaggatctctcttccccgatggggtccctcccgggagggagatccaggcgccgccggcgatcttccgccgcccctgcgcacacgcggaccgtccggccccagggcgcagaccgtcaggcaggaaaccctagcccctgcgccaggtcgcggaccgtccgcgcctgaccagagagcaccgccacggttcttgttgagtgtttagcgctccaaaaaggcgtcaacaagcACATTCAATTCTCTGAAACTTTGtggataaaacaattcttctggAGTACCGGTACTCCGGTAGTTATGTTTTCACAGATAAGAGGAGAGGGATATCACTCAGTTCTTGTACGTGCAAATACAAAGCATTCAACCATCATTCAGGCTGTCAGCGTCTACCCGGCCCAGCCCACATTCGGCAAGCGTTCGGACGTTCGCGCTCGTGACAGCTTTCATTCAGCAGCAAGCCCCGCCCACTCGTTTCAAAACCCGAGCTTGAGAAGAGGGAGGCTCACCCTTATAAACCAGTCACGCCCCCTCCCTCTAGTGGGGTGGCACTAAACCGGGCCACCCGACGGCGACATCTATAGATGACCAAATGGATTGTGCTAAATAGACTGACACTAAGCACGACACGACTCATAGTGCTTCGGCACAACACGTGCATGATTCATATAGTGTCAGTACCAGTATGACACGGGTCTAATGTCGTGTTTTGGCCGTCACCCCGGCACGATGGACTGGCACGAGCACGACGCGATTAAGTGACTGACACGGTTAGACACGACTTAGACCAACCGATGATAGATAGATGTAATTGTGATGTGTGCATGTGATTGTAAATTGTTATTTGTTATGATAATGATTCACTTTATAATAGTATAAATATTCAAGTTTTAAAATTATATACATAATCTTAAAGATCTTTTATATTTTTTGAGCTTTTAAAATGAAATAGTGTCTGAGCTGGTACGAGTACTATTAGGTGTTAGTACCGTATAATGCCAGCACAACACGATTAGGCACTATAGTGTAGTGTCTGGGGCGCTGGTTAGGCACTAGTACTGGCACGGCACAACACGATTACTAATAGTGCCTAATAGTGACGTGCCTTATATTGCTAGTGTAAGTGTCGTGCCGGGCGACCCATTTGCCCATCTATACGAGCTCCTAGCACCCCATCCCCCTAGGAAGCCCCTTAGGGGGCATGGTGATGctagctctgataccatttgTCAGCGTACCTAAGTCGTCTGCCGAAAAGCCCAGACTCGACATGCGTTTGGACGTTCATGTGCTCGTGGGTCGGCCTTCAGCAGCGAGCCCCACACTCACATCTCAAAAACCTGAGCTTTAGAGAGAAGGGAGCTCGCCCTTATAAGTCGAACACGGCCCCCTCACACAGGCGATATGGTATTTGTCAACGTACATGGGCCAGTCCGCCGAAAAGCACACACTCGATATGCATTTCGGCGTTCATACGCTCGTGGGTCGACCTTCAGCAGCGAGCCCCGCACTCACATCTCAAAACTCGGGCTTGAGAGAGGAGGGAAACTTGCCCTTACAAGTCGGCCACGCCCCCTCCCACAGACTACGCGACAGCTTTCAGCAACAAGCTCAGCCCACTCGTTAAAACCCGGGCTTGAGAGAAGAGGGAAGCTCACCTTTATAAGCCAGCCATAACCCCCTCACGCAAGCGAGATGGTATTAACCTAGGCTAAGCATGATTCGTGATACAGGCAGTGCCTCGAAACATATTTCACTTCGTGGAGCAGAAATATGGCCGCAGTTTGTACACCCAGTCCACCCACTGGTGATTCACGAACAAAAAAAAACTTACAGATCCAATACTAGTACTGGCACTAATAGTCTAATACACAGATTCAGTGTTCAAAACACAATAACATATATATTGGTCATGACAACTCTGACACCTGTTCATCTCAATTCTCACTACCAGATTCCCAGCAGGCCAACATTATTTTCTCACCCAGTCTTGATCAGCTTCTTTACAATGCTCTGAAGAGCCGGCGCACTGGCACCGCATTTCTGATCACTGAAGCATGACCTCCCTTCCTCAGCCGCCTTGCACAGCTGCGGATCCATGGGCACCTTGCCAAGGAAAGGAACCCCCATTTCACGGCACATCTTCTCGGCGCCTCCCTTGCTGCTATCAAATACCTCGCTGCAGGCCATGACTGACAGAAGCTCAGGGGCTTTCTCCTTGATGTAGTTCAGGGCCCACTCTGTCGCGTCTGTCTCGCCCGCCTCACCAGGCTTGACGAAACTGAGATCTGAAAgtggctgcctcaggccactcatgTTCTCCACAACACCTAGGACAGGAACGCCGACCTTCTTGCAGAAGTTTATCTCCTTCCTCACGTCAATAAGAGAGACCTGCTGCGGAGTTGTGACGATTATAGCGCCATCAATTCCTGTGGCTTGAAGGTATTGCACAATCGAGATGTGCTCATCAGATGTTCCTGGAGGAGCATCCACTACAAGATAGTCAATCTCCCCCCAGTCAACATCCTTTAAGAACTGCTTGATCAGTCCATTCTTGCGGGGACCCCTCCATATGACAGCGTCATCTGGATTAGGCAGCATGAAACCAATCGACATCACGCCAAGGTTGGACTCGACATACACAGGTGACCAACCAAGGTTGCTCTGATGAATATCTTGTCCCTCGAGGCCTAACATTTTTGGGATGCTAGGGCCACATATATCTATGTCAAGAAGGCCAACCTGATGGTCCATTTCAGCTAAGGCAAAGGAGAGTTGGGCTGAGAATGTGCTCTTTCCAACACCTCCCTTTCCAGACAAAACTAATAATTTGTGTTTCACAGTAGCCAACCTCTCAACAATAGCAACCACATCTGCAAAATACAACCAGTCAATAATCAGTTTACTTTAGCCTAGCAGATATACAGGCACCATGTAAATAGTGCCCATGTATATAGAGTTCATTCACTCACCTACTGCTAACAATCACATTGAACTACATGCAAAAATCCTAGCTTAAGATAAACGGCCACCAACTACAGAAGTTAAGGTAACCAGACATTTGGCATTTTAAACATGATGCTTTGCTCCAGTGAAATATATCGAAAATAAATTACAATGACTAAATCGCTTTCAGGTTTGTTGATGATTACATTTAAGACAAGCATTGTTTATAGCATTGATGACAGTCACACTGAAAACATGTAGTTTCTAACATCCAGTAAGCATATAGTGAAGGAATAGAAGATAATCACATAAATTCTTCAAGCTTCAACATTTACTACAAGCAGATGGACTATGTACAATGTTTGTAAAGCTTCTCATTACTGAAAATGGAGGCAATTCACTGAAGCAGCTTTAGCAAATAGGTCAACATACTGACATTCAAATAGCACAAATTGTAAAATCTCTCATATTCCTTCTCCATAGACAACCTTTCAAAGATCATAGAGATCCAAGGTAGCTAAGAAGTATGTATCAGAAGTAACAAAAAATGATTGTTAATATTTTTTTCCAAAGAAGATTCTTTTATTTGTGTTGTGATCTGCCATTCTTTGTATGGTAATTCTTTGTCCGGTAATAAAAAGGCAGGTTTGAATCAACAGAGCCTACAACCTAGCAAAAAAAGGGCAGCCCGTTGAATGTGCTCCCGCTTGTGTGGGTCCAAAGAAGGATTGGACCCATTTGGGTCTATAGTACGCAGTCTTTCCCTGCATTTGCAGAGGCTATTTCCACAACTCGAACCTACGACCTCCTAGTCACAAGGCAGTAGATTTAGCTAGTTTACCACTGCGCCAAGGCTGCCCTTTTAGAGCCTACAACCTAGCACTAGAAAAATCTCAAACGCTTGGAACAAGATCCAAATAGAAAAGCATACGAAATCTCACCACATTCAAGGTCCATCAAAGTTAGAAGCTTCCATAGCATTAGTTGTAGTGAACTATTCATATCTTTTTGGACTTAAGGAATGTGGCATCTGGATATCACAAGTCACAACAGGTCATCATGAATTCTTTTACAAGAATGAACAGGACATAATGAGTTGTTTATAAGGAATTGAACAGGTTGTAGGTGAATTATTTTACAGAAATTGCATTTTCCTAAGTCTCTACCACTTCCCTTACAGTGTTTTTATGCCGATAGATAAAACACTGAAGAAATCACAAATCTAATTGCTTCAACATTTAATTAATTATTAAGTTGATTAGACTGGACGCTGGATAGGTACTTGTCTGGTGAAAAAAATTTATTGGGCAGCTGAAAACTTCAGTTCAACTCCCTTCGTTTTTGGACCTTGAGTGCTCAAAAGGCTATGATTAACAGTAGAATTGACAATAAAGAGCATACTAAAAAGCCTAATCACTAGCAAGAGTTCGCCAACTATAGTTACCATAATCACGCATTATAACAATTTAACAGTGAGGCTTTCCATGTGATCTGTCAATCCCTATAGTGCAGTCAACACAGGTTTGAAGCAACAGAATCTACTGTCTAGCAAACCCCTCAAATAATTGGAACAACATTCAAATATGAAATCTGGATACTCTTCTAATCTTTCTAGCCAAAATCAAAGATCCATCCATGTTTGAACCTTCTTTAGCAGCAGTGGTAGCAGGATGTGGCATCAGAACTACAGCTGCCCCCTGGATGTTACTGCATGTTTGGACCACAATGAATTGCTTTACAGGAACCACATCATCCCAAGCCCCTATCCTTCTTCCTTCAGCCAGTCACATTGTTTTAATACTAATCTGAGTATCTGACAAAGAAACTTACTTTGAACAACCCATATATTCGATTGCATCAACATTCAATCATATAATTGGATCGACCGGGTACATGTTTAGTGCAAATCCAGACTCTTCTATTTGTGCTAAAATTTCTTTGTTTCTGGACCTCGACTGCTCAAAACTACAGGCTAGTTCCTACTAGCACTTGGCCTACACCTATAAACACTTGCAGCTGTCGTAAATCCTCAAATCCAAAAGTCTTACCAAATCCACAACCATTGTAACAAAATGTAAATAAACTAAGCTAATTctgattaaaaaacaaaatgatatgATAGAGATAACAGTACATCAGCACCAGAGCAAGTCAAAGAATCGAATGGAATTCAGTAAAAGGACATGAAATGATCCAATTACCGGGATCGGGGCCCTTGGGGGCGGTGGCGCAAATCTGCTGGTTGGGGCACCCAGCGCAGGCATCCGCCTTCCCCGCCTCCTCCGACTGCGTTCCAGGGCAATCTGCCAACACCAAATAAAGAATACTCAAAAACACGAACACCCATGAACTAAGCCTGAGTAAAGCAACCCAGCGATCGAAACAACTTCAAGGTGCCCTCAAATTTCGCAAATGAAACAAGGTTACACCCCTCTTGGTAAGAGACGATCAAACTCCACAAAATCGTGGATGCAGAAAACCGGCCCAAAACGCAAAGAAGAGAAGAGGAAGAACGAGCCCACCAGAAGGCACAGGGGGAACGATTCCTTACGTTCGTTCGCATCGTTGGGAACGTCGCCTTTGCCGCCGCCGTTCTCCATTTCTCCCTCTTTTCCAACTGTTCCTAAACTGGGGtttgtgtcgtctcgtggagtcgTGGTCTCGGACTCGGTATACGGCGCTGTAGGTGCGCCGAGCCGCCAGCTACTTTGTGTTCGATGCCTGCGCTGCGAACGTGAATGTTCAGTGGGTTTACAAAACTGGTCAGTTTTAGGCTCTCTAAAGACTTTTGTACCCTAAATATAGAGTATTAAACGATCATCTACGCTCCACAACAACgttctctaaacggtcctctaaatttagaggacgctgctggattctctatatatatAGGTCCTCTAtcaatttgaatactttaaataatcggtttagcaaaactaaaatctattactactctataagacagCAAGGAGGGCGTCCACAGTTGTCGTGCCCCCGCTCCCGCACATCGCGCCGCCCCATCTTCCCCGACTGTCGTCCCGCCGCAGAAATCTCGCCTGTCCCTCCCCCCTCGCCCGCACGTGGACCCGCCTCTCCTCGCCGTGATCTCCACTTCTAGCAATGACGTCCGCGCAATCCACTCCCCCCGATCTGCCTCACCTCCATGGAAGTATTCGATCTGCCGCTCCCAAATCTCTCCCTGGAATGTCGATCCGCGTGATCCACTCCCCCGATCTGCCTCACCTACATGAAGTACCCGATTTGTCGCTCCCAATCTCTGCATCGCGTGGACGCCTTCCATGGAGTCTCTGTACGTATGCGCGATTTACTCCCCCTCCCCCGATCTGCCGCTCCCAATATCTCCCTGGAAGACCGATCTGCATGGTGTGGACGCTCCATGGAGTCCCCACCCCGCAACCCCGCTCCGTGCTGTGCGGCGACGCGATCCTTGCCGTCCTTCGCGAGCCAGCGCCGCGCCGGCTCATGGAGTGGGACATCTAGCAGCCGAAGAAGAAGTTCAAGAGGGGCGGCAGACGCTCGTTCGCTGCGTAAGACGATGAGGACTTCAAAGCCGACTCCAGCGATTTGGATTTGGAGCTCACAGAAGGGGCTGACTCCAGAAGGGCTTTCTCCAGAGGTATTAGCTCAAGCTTATTTTCTATGGTGGTATACGTTTTTTTGCGTTTGATTGTTGCAGACGATTAGAATCTACGAGTTGGTTGGGGTGCCGCCGCCACCGCAGGGAACCCCTCGCTGGCGGGTCTGGTCGAGTCTGGTGCGCTTGTACGCGTATCGTGGCGACAGTTTGGCCCTGTCCCGGCGTGGTGGCTGCTAAACTTCATGGAGCTCGAGGACGTGTGGATCCTCGGCACCTCGCACCTCTCCGCGTCCTCCACACCGTCAAACCCGACAACGTCGTCGTCTAGCTCTGCCGGAGCAGGCAAGGACGTGCATCCCCTTAAATGTTATGCTGCTTAAACAAATGCTGTCAAATCTTCTTCCGGGAGCGGGGCTAACAAACCACGTTGCAGAGCCCTCACTTCGGAGCTGGAATCATGTACTCGTCCAGTGCCAACGAGCCGCTTTTGAAGTCCAACATGTTCTCTCTTGGTGGCTCCAAGTTCTTAGGCGCAATCAACAGAAGCATCAACTTGGGTCAGATCAACCGATCGCTGCCTCGTGCTTACCACTTCTCATTACCCATGGGACTCACAAAGACCTGCTGATTTTGTTGGTTTCTTTGGACTGGCACAGGTGGGCAGAGCGCTCTTGCTCTCCGTCTGCTCCGCGTTGTTTTTCCTTCTAAAATTTCTACCAGTGCGAACTATCCGTTTGGAGGAGAGGTGCTTTATAATAAACTGACATGTATTTTTTCTCCATATGTTATGTGATAACATATCAACTGAATTCTACTACAATATACTGTATTTTGGTAGTTCCGAGCAACTAGGAGAGTTTCTGAAGATATTGGAAGTACAACACAAAAAGGTCAGAACCACTTTTCAATCTAACCagatgtttatatgtttggtggtgAAGCTACAAAAATTCTAGACTATGTGGAATATTTCCCAAATTGAGCTGGTAATGGAAAGTAAAGGACTGCAGAATGTGCCGCTTCTGGTCTTGAAGGTTTCCAACATGGTTCGTCAAT
Proteins encoded:
- the LOC100282965 gene encoding nucleotide-binding protein 1, translating into MENGGGKGDVPNDANEHCPGTQSEEAGKADACAGCPNQQICATAPKGPDPDVVAIVERLATVKHKLLVLSGKGGVGKSTFSAQLSFALAEMDHQVGLLDIDICGPSIPKMLGLEGQDIHQSNLGWSPVYVESNLGVMSIGFMLPNPDDAVIWRGPRKNGLIKQFLKDVDWGEIDYLVVDAPPGTSDEHISIVQYLQATGIDGAIIVTTPQQVSLIDVRKEINFCKKVGVPVLGVVENMSGLRQPLSDLSFVKPGEAGETDATEWALNYIKEKAPELLSVMACSEVFDSSKGGAEKMCREMGVPFLGKVPMDPQLCKAAEEGRSCFSDQKCGASAPALQSIVKKLIKTG
- the LOC100282965 gene encoding nucleotide-binding protein 1 isoform X1, with the protein product MNSSLQLMLWKLLTLMDLECDVVAIVERLATVKHKLLVLSGKGGVGKSTFSAQLSFALAEMDHQVGLLDIDICGPSIPKMLGLEGQDIHQSNLGWSPVYVESNLGVMSIGFMLPNPDDAVIWRGPRKNGLIKQFLKDVDWGEIDYLVVDAPPGTSDEHISIVQYLQATGIDGAIIVTTPQQVSLIDVRKEINFCKKVGVPVLGVVENMSGLRQPLSDLSFVKPGEAGETDATEWALNYIKEKAPELLSVMACSEVFDSSKGGAEKMCREMGVPFLGKVPMDPQLCKAAEEGRSCFSDQKCGASAPALQSIVKKLIKTG